From Vanacampus margaritifer isolate UIUO_Vmar chromosome 8, RoL_Vmar_1.0, whole genome shotgun sequence, a single genomic window includes:
- the LOC144056522 gene encoding C-type mannose receptor 2-like isoform X3, producing MRTPAALLMLVLFCTVSAADGRSACDTANGWERHGFSCYKKMKAFNGWLGARHHCVWEGGDLLSLTSADQETFVMGRMGYDTLFWIGLSNLKCDRAWCQYEAGTETLTWSNGRVTATYANWDGGHARSTPPGNYKAESCAYVLKGRWRYGPCTFRLTYMCERSLNALDCNPGGFRYGDSCYFVGDSRKTWQASEDFCQARKSHLASVHSAHEAKFLSEKTPRSPPLRPPGWSGKCGWWWAGNPSNHFCYLMGRKPTKTWKEARDECVRRRGDLLSITDSHEQAFIQGLLAFLPSAPALWLGAYVTVTEDGGKWTDGSPLSYVHLNADHPGGCCLSLLTANGRWKFDDCQKKSGYICKRRGKGKTPEPPRPHDGFMERLVCQNLPPNLWCLGEDQEERVIRIQSAFYGPRSGSVCPAVGGSNVYRRGDSRVWHPRVHKVHPHSTAGGGC from the exons ATGAGGACGCCGGCCGCGCTCCTGATGCTCGTCCTGTTTTGCACAG TGTCAGCAGCCGATGGGAGGTCAGCATGTGATACGGCCAACGGGTGGGAGCGGCACGGCTTCAGCTGCTACAAGAAGATGAAGGCCTTCAACGGTTGGCTGGGGGCCCGTCACCACTGCGTCTGGGAAGGCGGCGACCTGCTCTCCCTCACCTCGGCGGACCAGGAAACCTTCGTCATGGGGCGAATGGGCTACGACACGCTGTTCTGGATCGGACTCTCCAATCTG AAATGCGACAGGGCCTGGTGTCAATATGAAGCGGGAACAGAGACTCTGACGTGGTCCAACGGCCGCGTAACGGCGACCTACGCCAACTGGGACGGAGGTCATGCCAGAAG CACTCCTCCCGGCAACTACAAAGCTGAGTCCTGCGCGTACGTCCTCAAGGGCAGGTGGAGATACGGCCCGTGCACATTCCGGTTGACGTACATGTGCGAGCGGTCGCTGAACG CTTTGGACTGCAACCCTGGCGGCTTCCGGTACGGTGACTCTTGCTATTTTGTTGGGGACTCGAGGAAAACTTGGCAGGCATCTGAGGACTTTTGCCAAGCACGGAAAAGTCACCTGGCCAGTGTCCACTCAGCGCATGAGGCTAAATTCTTGTCTG AAAAGACCCCAAGGTCTCCTCCTCTTCGGCCGCCAG GCTGGAGTGGCAAGTGTGGCTGGTGGTGGGCGGGCAACCCCTCCAACCACTTCTGCTACCTGATGGGCCGCAAGCCCACCAAGACCTGGAAGGAGGCGCGAGACGAGTGTGTCCGCCGCCGAGGCGACCTGCTCAGCATCACCGACTCACACGAGCAGGCCTTCATACAAG GTCTCTTGGCGTTTCTGCCGAGCGCACCCGCTCTGTGGTTGGGCGCGTACGTCACCGTCACTGAAGACGGCGGCAAGTGGACCGATGGATCCCCGTTGAGTTACGTCCACTTAAACGCAG ATCATCCTGGTGGATGCTGTCTTTCCTTACTCACTGCCAACGGCCGCTGGAAATTTGACGACTGCCAGAAAAAAAGCGGCTACATCTGCAAGAGAAGAGGAAAAG GAAAAACTCCAGAACCTCCACGGCCTCATGACG GCTTTATGGAACGCCTTGTATGCCAGAACTTGCCCCCCAACCTCTGGTGTCTGGGTGAAGATCAGGAAGAAAGGGTCATCCGCATCCAGTCGGCCTTTTACGGACCAAGGAGTGGATCCGTTTGTCCAGCCGTCGGAGGATCCAACG TTTATCGGCGGGGGGACTCACGTGTTTGGCACCCCCGTGTCCACAAAGTACATCCGCATTCTACCGCTGGAGGCGGGTGTTGA
- the LOC144056522 gene encoding C-type mannose receptor 2-like isoform X1 gives MRTPAALLMLVLFCTVSAADGRSACDTANGWERHGFSCYKKMKAFNGWLGARHHCVWEGGDLLSLTSADQETFVMGRMGYDTLFWIGLSNLKCDRAWCQYEAGTETLTWSNGRVTATYANWDGGHARSTPPGNYKAESCAYVLKGRWRYGPCTFRLTYMCERSLNDCPDGRMCSYKDYGYGYNRVDTLDCNPGGFRYGDSCYFVGDSRKTWQASEDFCQARKSHLASVHSAHEAKFLSEKTPRSPPLRPPGWSGKCGWWWAGNPSNHFCYLMGRKPTKTWKEARDECVRRRGDLLSITDSHEQAFIQGLLAFLPSAPALWLGAYVTVTEDGGKWTDGSPLSYVHLNADHPGGCCLSLLTANGRWKFDDCQKKSGYICKRRGKGKTPEPPRPHDGFMERLVCQNLPPNLWCLGEDQEERVIRIQSAFYGPRSGSVCPAVGGSNVYRRGDSRVWHPRVHKVHPHSTAGGGC, from the exons ATGAGGACGCCGGCCGCGCTCCTGATGCTCGTCCTGTTTTGCACAG TGTCAGCAGCCGATGGGAGGTCAGCATGTGATACGGCCAACGGGTGGGAGCGGCACGGCTTCAGCTGCTACAAGAAGATGAAGGCCTTCAACGGTTGGCTGGGGGCCCGTCACCACTGCGTCTGGGAAGGCGGCGACCTGCTCTCCCTCACCTCGGCGGACCAGGAAACCTTCGTCATGGGGCGAATGGGCTACGACACGCTGTTCTGGATCGGACTCTCCAATCTG AAATGCGACAGGGCCTGGTGTCAATATGAAGCGGGAACAGAGACTCTGACGTGGTCCAACGGCCGCGTAACGGCGACCTACGCCAACTGGGACGGAGGTCATGCCAGAAG CACTCCTCCCGGCAACTACAAAGCTGAGTCCTGCGCGTACGTCCTCAAGGGCAGGTGGAGATACGGCCCGTGCACATTCCGGTTGACGTACATGTGCGAGCGGTCGCTGAACG ACTGCCCGGACGGACGGATGTGTTCCTACAAAGACTACGGTTACGGTTACAATCGAGTGGACA CTTTGGACTGCAACCCTGGCGGCTTCCGGTACGGTGACTCTTGCTATTTTGTTGGGGACTCGAGGAAAACTTGGCAGGCATCTGAGGACTTTTGCCAAGCACGGAAAAGTCACCTGGCCAGTGTCCACTCAGCGCATGAGGCTAAATTCTTGTCTG AAAAGACCCCAAGGTCTCCTCCTCTTCGGCCGCCAG GCTGGAGTGGCAAGTGTGGCTGGTGGTGGGCGGGCAACCCCTCCAACCACTTCTGCTACCTGATGGGCCGCAAGCCCACCAAGACCTGGAAGGAGGCGCGAGACGAGTGTGTCCGCCGCCGAGGCGACCTGCTCAGCATCACCGACTCACACGAGCAGGCCTTCATACAAG GTCTCTTGGCGTTTCTGCCGAGCGCACCCGCTCTGTGGTTGGGCGCGTACGTCACCGTCACTGAAGACGGCGGCAAGTGGACCGATGGATCCCCGTTGAGTTACGTCCACTTAAACGCAG ATCATCCTGGTGGATGCTGTCTTTCCTTACTCACTGCCAACGGCCGCTGGAAATTTGACGACTGCCAGAAAAAAAGCGGCTACATCTGCAAGAGAAGAGGAAAAG GAAAAACTCCAGAACCTCCACGGCCTCATGACG GCTTTATGGAACGCCTTGTATGCCAGAACTTGCCCCCCAACCTCTGGTGTCTGGGTGAAGATCAGGAAGAAAGGGTCATCCGCATCCAGTCGGCCTTTTACGGACCAAGGAGTGGATCCGTTTGTCCAGCCGTCGGAGGATCCAACG TTTATCGGCGGGGGGACTCACGTGTTTGGCACCCCCGTGTCCACAAAGTACATCCGCATTCTACCGCTGGAGGCGGGTGTTGA
- the LOC144056522 gene encoding C-type mannose receptor 2-like isoform X2, which produces MRTPAALLMLVLFCTADGRSACDTANGWERHGFSCYKKMKAFNGWLGARHHCVWEGGDLLSLTSADQETFVMGRMGYDTLFWIGLSNLKCDRAWCQYEAGTETLTWSNGRVTATYANWDGGHARSTPPGNYKAESCAYVLKGRWRYGPCTFRLTYMCERSLNDCPDGRMCSYKDYGYGYNRVDTLDCNPGGFRYGDSCYFVGDSRKTWQASEDFCQARKSHLASVHSAHEAKFLSEKTPRSPPLRPPGWSGKCGWWWAGNPSNHFCYLMGRKPTKTWKEARDECVRRRGDLLSITDSHEQAFIQGLLAFLPSAPALWLGAYVTVTEDGGKWTDGSPLSYVHLNADHPGGCCLSLLTANGRWKFDDCQKKSGYICKRRGKGKTPEPPRPHDGFMERLVCQNLPPNLWCLGEDQEERVIRIQSAFYGPRSGSVCPAVGGSNVYRRGDSRVWHPRVHKVHPHSTAGGGC; this is translated from the exons ATGAGGACGCCGGCCGCGCTCCTGATGCTCGTCCTGTTTTGCACAG CCGATGGGAGGTCAGCATGTGATACGGCCAACGGGTGGGAGCGGCACGGCTTCAGCTGCTACAAGAAGATGAAGGCCTTCAACGGTTGGCTGGGGGCCCGTCACCACTGCGTCTGGGAAGGCGGCGACCTGCTCTCCCTCACCTCGGCGGACCAGGAAACCTTCGTCATGGGGCGAATGGGCTACGACACGCTGTTCTGGATCGGACTCTCCAATCTG AAATGCGACAGGGCCTGGTGTCAATATGAAGCGGGAACAGAGACTCTGACGTGGTCCAACGGCCGCGTAACGGCGACCTACGCCAACTGGGACGGAGGTCATGCCAGAAG CACTCCTCCCGGCAACTACAAAGCTGAGTCCTGCGCGTACGTCCTCAAGGGCAGGTGGAGATACGGCCCGTGCACATTCCGGTTGACGTACATGTGCGAGCGGTCGCTGAACG ACTGCCCGGACGGACGGATGTGTTCCTACAAAGACTACGGTTACGGTTACAATCGAGTGGACA CTTTGGACTGCAACCCTGGCGGCTTCCGGTACGGTGACTCTTGCTATTTTGTTGGGGACTCGAGGAAAACTTGGCAGGCATCTGAGGACTTTTGCCAAGCACGGAAAAGTCACCTGGCCAGTGTCCACTCAGCGCATGAGGCTAAATTCTTGTCTG AAAAGACCCCAAGGTCTCCTCCTCTTCGGCCGCCAG GCTGGAGTGGCAAGTGTGGCTGGTGGTGGGCGGGCAACCCCTCCAACCACTTCTGCTACCTGATGGGCCGCAAGCCCACCAAGACCTGGAAGGAGGCGCGAGACGAGTGTGTCCGCCGCCGAGGCGACCTGCTCAGCATCACCGACTCACACGAGCAGGCCTTCATACAAG GTCTCTTGGCGTTTCTGCCGAGCGCACCCGCTCTGTGGTTGGGCGCGTACGTCACCGTCACTGAAGACGGCGGCAAGTGGACCGATGGATCCCCGTTGAGTTACGTCCACTTAAACGCAG ATCATCCTGGTGGATGCTGTCTTTCCTTACTCACTGCCAACGGCCGCTGGAAATTTGACGACTGCCAGAAAAAAAGCGGCTACATCTGCAAGAGAAGAGGAAAAG GAAAAACTCCAGAACCTCCACGGCCTCATGACG GCTTTATGGAACGCCTTGTATGCCAGAACTTGCCCCCCAACCTCTGGTGTCTGGGTGAAGATCAGGAAGAAAGGGTCATCCGCATCCAGTCGGCCTTTTACGGACCAAGGAGTGGATCCGTTTGTCCAGCCGTCGGAGGATCCAACG TTTATCGGCGGGGGGACTCACGTGTTTGGCACCCCCGTGTCCACAAAGTACATCCGCATTCTACCGCTGGAGGCGGGTGTTGA
- the LOC144056522 gene encoding macrophage mannose receptor 1-like isoform X5 — protein MKAFNGWLGARHHCVWEGGDLLSLTSADQETFVMGRMGYDTLFWIGLSNLKCDRAWCQYEAGTETLTWSNGRVTATYANWDGGHARSTPPGNYKAESCAYVLKGRWRYGPCTFRLTYMCERSLNDCPDGRMCSYKDYGYGYNRVDTLDCNPGGFRYGDSCYFVGDSRKTWQASEDFCQARKSHLASVHSAHEAKFLSEKTPRSPPLRPPGWSGKCGWWWAGNPSNHFCYLMGRKPTKTWKEARDECVRRRGDLLSITDSHEQAFIQGLLAFLPSAPALWLGAYVTVTEDGGKWTDGSPLSYVHLNADHPGGCCLSLLTANGRWKFDDCQKKSGYICKRRGKGKTPEPPRPHDGFMERLVCQNLPPNLWCLGEDQEERVIRIQSAFYGPRSGSVCPAVGGSNVYRRGDSRVWHPRVHKVHPHSTAGGGC, from the exons ATGAAGGCCTTCAACGGTTGGCTGGGGGCCCGTCACCACTGCGTCTGGGAAGGCGGCGACCTGCTCTCCCTCACCTCGGCGGACCAGGAAACCTTCGTCATGGGGCGAATGGGCTACGACACGCTGTTCTGGATCGGACTCTCCAATCTG AAATGCGACAGGGCCTGGTGTCAATATGAAGCGGGAACAGAGACTCTGACGTGGTCCAACGGCCGCGTAACGGCGACCTACGCCAACTGGGACGGAGGTCATGCCAGAAG CACTCCTCCCGGCAACTACAAAGCTGAGTCCTGCGCGTACGTCCTCAAGGGCAGGTGGAGATACGGCCCGTGCACATTCCGGTTGACGTACATGTGCGAGCGGTCGCTGAACG ACTGCCCGGACGGACGGATGTGTTCCTACAAAGACTACGGTTACGGTTACAATCGAGTGGACA CTTTGGACTGCAACCCTGGCGGCTTCCGGTACGGTGACTCTTGCTATTTTGTTGGGGACTCGAGGAAAACTTGGCAGGCATCTGAGGACTTTTGCCAAGCACGGAAAAGTCACCTGGCCAGTGTCCACTCAGCGCATGAGGCTAAATTCTTGTCTG AAAAGACCCCAAGGTCTCCTCCTCTTCGGCCGCCAG GCTGGAGTGGCAAGTGTGGCTGGTGGTGGGCGGGCAACCCCTCCAACCACTTCTGCTACCTGATGGGCCGCAAGCCCACCAAGACCTGGAAGGAGGCGCGAGACGAGTGTGTCCGCCGCCGAGGCGACCTGCTCAGCATCACCGACTCACACGAGCAGGCCTTCATACAAG GTCTCTTGGCGTTTCTGCCGAGCGCACCCGCTCTGTGGTTGGGCGCGTACGTCACCGTCACTGAAGACGGCGGCAAGTGGACCGATGGATCCCCGTTGAGTTACGTCCACTTAAACGCAG ATCATCCTGGTGGATGCTGTCTTTCCTTACTCACTGCCAACGGCCGCTGGAAATTTGACGACTGCCAGAAAAAAAGCGGCTACATCTGCAAGAGAAGAGGAAAAG GAAAAACTCCAGAACCTCCACGGCCTCATGACG GCTTTATGGAACGCCTTGTATGCCAGAACTTGCCCCCCAACCTCTGGTGTCTGGGTGAAGATCAGGAAGAAAGGGTCATCCGCATCCAGTCGGCCTTTTACGGACCAAGGAGTGGATCCGTTTGTCCAGCCGTCGGAGGATCCAACG TTTATCGGCGGGGGGACTCACGTGTTTGGCACCCCCGTGTCCACAAAGTACATCCGCATTCTACCGCTGGAGGCGGGTGTTGA
- the LOC144056522 gene encoding C-type mannose receptor 2-like isoform X4 produces the protein MRTPAALLMLVLFCTVSAADGRSACDTANGWERHGFSCYKKMKAFNGWLGARHHCVWEGGDLLSLTSADQETFVMGRMGYDTLFWIGLSNLKCDRAWCQYEAGTETLTWSNGRVTATYANWDGGHARSTPPGNYKAESCAYVLKGRWRYGPCTFRLTYMCERSLNDCPDGRMCSYKDYGYGYNRVDTLDCNPGGFRYGDSCYFVGDSRKTWQASEDFCQARKSHLASVHSAHEAKFLSEKTPRSPPLRPPGWSGKCGWWWAGNPSNHFCYLMGRKPTKTWKEARDECVRRRGDLLSITDSHEQAFIQGLLAFLPSAPALWLGAYVTVTEDGGKWTDGSPLSYVHLNADHPGGCCLSLLTANGRWKFDDCQKKSGYICKRRGKGKTPEPPRPHDGFMERLVCQNLPPNLWCLGEDQEERVIRIQSAFYGPRSGSVCPAVGGSNG, from the exons ATGAGGACGCCGGCCGCGCTCCTGATGCTCGTCCTGTTTTGCACAG TGTCAGCAGCCGATGGGAGGTCAGCATGTGATACGGCCAACGGGTGGGAGCGGCACGGCTTCAGCTGCTACAAGAAGATGAAGGCCTTCAACGGTTGGCTGGGGGCCCGTCACCACTGCGTCTGGGAAGGCGGCGACCTGCTCTCCCTCACCTCGGCGGACCAGGAAACCTTCGTCATGGGGCGAATGGGCTACGACACGCTGTTCTGGATCGGACTCTCCAATCTG AAATGCGACAGGGCCTGGTGTCAATATGAAGCGGGAACAGAGACTCTGACGTGGTCCAACGGCCGCGTAACGGCGACCTACGCCAACTGGGACGGAGGTCATGCCAGAAG CACTCCTCCCGGCAACTACAAAGCTGAGTCCTGCGCGTACGTCCTCAAGGGCAGGTGGAGATACGGCCCGTGCACATTCCGGTTGACGTACATGTGCGAGCGGTCGCTGAACG ACTGCCCGGACGGACGGATGTGTTCCTACAAAGACTACGGTTACGGTTACAATCGAGTGGACA CTTTGGACTGCAACCCTGGCGGCTTCCGGTACGGTGACTCTTGCTATTTTGTTGGGGACTCGAGGAAAACTTGGCAGGCATCTGAGGACTTTTGCCAAGCACGGAAAAGTCACCTGGCCAGTGTCCACTCAGCGCATGAGGCTAAATTCTTGTCTG AAAAGACCCCAAGGTCTCCTCCTCTTCGGCCGCCAG GCTGGAGTGGCAAGTGTGGCTGGTGGTGGGCGGGCAACCCCTCCAACCACTTCTGCTACCTGATGGGCCGCAAGCCCACCAAGACCTGGAAGGAGGCGCGAGACGAGTGTGTCCGCCGCCGAGGCGACCTGCTCAGCATCACCGACTCACACGAGCAGGCCTTCATACAAG GTCTCTTGGCGTTTCTGCCGAGCGCACCCGCTCTGTGGTTGGGCGCGTACGTCACCGTCACTGAAGACGGCGGCAAGTGGACCGATGGATCCCCGTTGAGTTACGTCCACTTAAACGCAG ATCATCCTGGTGGATGCTGTCTTTCCTTACTCACTGCCAACGGCCGCTGGAAATTTGACGACTGCCAGAAAAAAAGCGGCTACATCTGCAAGAGAAGAGGAAAAG GAAAAACTCCAGAACCTCCACGGCCTCATGACG GCTTTATGGAACGCCTTGTATGCCAGAACTTGCCCCCCAACCTCTGGTGTCTGGGTGAAGATCAGGAAGAAAGGGTCATCCGCATCCAGTCGGCCTTTTACGGACCAAGGAGTGGATCCGTTTGTCCAGCCGTCGGAGGATCCAACG GCTGA